From Desulfobacterales bacterium, a single genomic window includes:
- a CDS encoding type I restriction endonuclease subunit R, with product MNQIHTEKTFEEAIEQELLSAGGYIKGDDFDRELAIDKKTLINFLQESQPKEWDKLKNIHGINIETNVVKRLVKELELRGCLDVIRKGFTDYGVKFQMAYFKPETGLNPISKKLYDSNILTVTRQVKYTLKNENTLDIVLGLNGLPVATVELKNQMTGQTVENAKKQFIFDRNPNDLLFQFKKRALVHFTVDTDEAYMTTKLDGTQTVYLPFNQGFNNGKGNPPNPKGYRTDYLWKYVWTKDSWMDIIGKFLHLQTEEIEINGKKKNKEKLIFPRFHQLEVVRKLAADAKEYGAGKNYLIQHSAGSGKSNSIAWLSYRLSSLHNKADERVFDSVIVVSDRKVLDNQLQDTIYQFEHKAGLVKKIDKDSNQLAECIYNGSNIVITTLQKFPFVIEKIAEIEKNSGERQNRHYAVIVDEAHSSQGGEASKKLKEVLSGSSLEEAMLEESDNPETDDIEDEIRKSMILRGRQKNLSFFAFTATPKAKTLEVFGVKGIDGKPAPFHLYSMRQAIEEGFILDVLKGYMTYKTFFKLTKAIEEDPKVDKKKAKTAIARFVSLHPHNLSQKTEVMVEHFRQIVSKKINGRAKAMVVTSSRLHAVRYKLEFDRYIKEKGYNHIKTLVAFSGVVNDSGLEYKETDINKFSEKELPKRFSSGEYQVLLVADKYQTGFDQPLLHTMYVDKKLSGVKAVQTLSRLNRIYPGKEDTFIIDFMNETEDIKLSFQPYYEQTILEHSTDPNLLYDLKNRIEKSQIIWQSEVDNFAKVFFNPNYRASDHAKLNSYIDPAVERYKSLPETSTINGQISQDDLKNTLVEFTRLYTFLSQIIPFHDIELEKLFPYIRFLLRKLPKETIGERLKLDDEVALQYYRIEKTNDNEIVMEKTGIWELKPTTEAGLRRNKDEIKSPLSEIIQTINDKFGTHFSESDRLFFEQIVEDCIADNTLQMQAKANSIENFKFPFEESFNDKIIDRMEQNQEIFNKLMEDGEFAKIISDAIMKEVYHRLNVL from the coding sequence ATGAACCAAATCCACACTGAAAAAACATTTGAAGAAGCTATTGAACAGGAGCTTTTATCCGCTGGAGGATATATAAAAGGCGACGATTTTGACAGAGAGCTTGCAATTGATAAAAAAACTCTTATAAATTTTCTCCAAGAATCTCAGCCTAAAGAATGGGATAAATTAAAAAATATTCATGGAATCAACATTGAAACCAATGTTGTCAAAAGATTAGTAAAAGAACTTGAATTAAGAGGATGCCTTGATGTTATACGAAAAGGCTTCACAGATTACGGCGTTAAATTTCAGATGGCTTATTTTAAACCAGAAACCGGACTGAATCCAATTTCAAAAAAGCTGTATGATTCCAATATTCTTACTGTAACAAGACAAGTCAAATACACTCTTAAAAATGAAAATACATTGGATATTGTGCTTGGCTTGAACGGACTGCCTGTTGCTACAGTTGAACTTAAAAACCAGATGACAGGTCAGACCGTTGAAAATGCAAAGAAACAGTTTATCTTTGACCGCAATCCTAATGATTTGCTGTTTCAATTCAAAAAAAGAGCTTTAGTTCATTTTACTGTAGATACAGATGAAGCATACATGACAACAAAATTAGATGGAACACAAACAGTTTATTTGCCGTTTAATCAAGGATTTAATAATGGTAAAGGAAATCCGCCTAATCCGAAAGGTTACCGAACAGATTATTTATGGAAATATGTTTGGACTAAAGACAGCTGGATGGATATTATCGGCAAATTTCTTCATTTGCAAACAGAAGAAATCGAGATTAACGGAAAGAAGAAAAATAAAGAAAAGCTTATATTCCCAAGATTTCATCAATTAGAAGTTGTCCGTAAACTTGCGGCTGACGCTAAAGAATATGGAGCTGGTAAAAATTATTTAATTCAACATTCGGCAGGTTCGGGTAAATCTAACTCAATTGCTTGGCTGTCCTATCGCTTATCAAGCTTACATAATAAAGCAGATGAACGGGTTTTTGACTCTGTAATAGTTGTTTCAGACAGAAAAGTCTTAGATAATCAGCTTCAAGACACAATTTATCAGTTTGAACATAAAGCAGGACTTGTAAAAAAAATTGATAAAGACTCAAACCAGTTAGCAGAATGTATATACAATGGCTCAAATATTGTAATTACAACACTCCAGAAATTTCCGTTTGTCATAGAAAAAATAGCCGAAATAGAAAAGAATTCGGGAGAAAGACAGAATCGCCATTATGCTGTAATTGTAGATGAAGCACATAGCTCTCAAGGAGGCGAAGCATCAAAAAAACTAAAAGAAGTATTGTCGGGCAGCAGCCTTGAAGAAGCAATGTTAGAAGAATCGGATAATCCTGAAACAGATGATATTGAAGATGAAATCAGAAAATCCATGATTCTTAGGGGACGACAAAAGAACTTGAGTTTTTTCGCATTTACAGCAACTCCTAAAGCAAAAACTCTGGAAGTATTTGGAGTTAAAGGCATTGACGGAAAACCAGCTCCTTTTCATTTATATTCCATGCGTCAGGCGATTGAAGAAGGATTTATTCTTGATGTTTTAAAAGGCTATATGACGTATAAAACCTTTTTTAAACTGACAAAAGCAATAGAAGAAGACCCGAAAGTTGATAAAAAGAAAGCAAAAACAGCTATCGCCAGATTTGTATCTCTGCATCCCCATAATTTGAGCCAGAAAACTGAAGTAATGGTCGAACATTTCAGACAGATTGTTTCCAAAAAAATCAATGGAAGAGCAAAAGCAATGGTAGTAACAAGCTCAAGACTGCATGCTGTCCGATATAAGCTGGAATTCGACAGATACATAAAAGAAAAAGGATATAATCATATCAAGACTTTGGTAGCTTTCTCAGGCGTAGTAAATGATAGCGGACTTGAATATAAAGAAACAGATATTAATAAATTTAGCGAGAAAGAACTTCCGAAAAGGTTTAGCTCAGGAGAATATCAGGTTTTGTTGGTAGCTGATAAATATCAGACAGGATTTGACCAGCCTTTATTGCATACAATGTATGTGGATAAAAAATTATCGGGTGTAAAAGCTGTCCAGACTTTATCTCGTTTGAATCGCATTTATCCCGGAAAAGAAGATACTTTTATCATTGATTTTATGAATGAAACAGAAGATATAAAATTATCTTTTCAGCCGTATTATGAGCAGACAATTCTTGAACATTCAACAGACCCAAATCTTTTATATGACTTAAAAAACAGAATAGAAAAGAGCCAAATTATATGGCAGTCTGAAGTAGATAATTTTGCTAAAGTTTTTTTTAATCCGAACTATAGAGCTTCAGACCATGCGAAATTAAACTCATATATTGACCCTGCAGTAGAAAGATATAAAAGTTTACCCGAAACATCTACAATTAATGGACAAATATCTCAGGATGATTTGAAAAATACTTTAGTTGAATTTACAAGACTTTACACATTTCTTTCCCAAATTATACCGTTCCATGACATAGAATTAGAAAAATTATTTCCATACATCCGATTTCTTTTAAGAAAACTGCCGAAAGAAACAATCGGAGAAAGACTAAAACTCGATGATGAAGTTGCTTTACAATATTATCGTATAGAAAAGACAAACGATAATGAAATTGTAATGGAAAAAACAGGAATATGGGAACTAAAACCAACAACAGAAGCGGGATTAAGACGCAATAAAGATGAAATTAAATCGCCGTTGTCTGAAATAATTCAAACAATAAACGATAAATTCGGCACTCATTTTTCCGAATCTGACCGATTATTTTTTGAACAAATAGTTGAAGATTGCATAGCTGATAATACTCTGCAAATGCAGGCAAAAGCTAATAGCATAGAAAACTTTAAATTCCCGTTTGAAGAATCTTTTAATGATAAAATAATAGACAGAATGGAACAGAATCAAGAAATATTCAATAAACTCATGGAAGATGGAGAATTTGCAAAAATAATATCGGATGCAATTATGAAAGAAGTTTATCACAGATTGAATGTATTGTAA
- a CDS encoding GspE/PulE family protein, whose translation MTTLTPTSDPNKDKVAEYLKTTQYLKTTVEYKTKIQDITNQIYSAANLDEILIGLMSEITSLFDAERITIYAIDGIRRELLSRFKTGDEVKEIRVPLATSSLSGYAATKQKLINIKDVYDKDELKRIDPLLTFDSSWDKKTGFRTRQVLVAPVIFEKYKLLLGAIQLINKKFGDEFTKFDEESVLEIAKVLGIGLYNQKRVAQAKTGGGKKKFDYLLENYLVTQKELNEIVVEAREGKDTAENLLMKKKNISKKDIGETLSRFYNVPFEEYKKETPIPGELLQGIKVPFMRNNVWVPLRTSEDKKIIIAIDDPQDIQRIDQIKQLFLGKPLKFHIALKQDILEFIQLFTHDEKDLASFDEILKQAQEEDSEIEEAESGVSEESSLVVQLVNKIILDAYDRRASDIHIEPFLGKEPAQVRIRIDGACTIYQTVPYQYKKAMISRLKIMSDLDIADRMRPQDGKIKFKKYGGKDIELRVATIPTQGGVEDVVMRILAAGKPIPLDNMGFSKKNFDNFVSAITKPYGIVFVCGPTGSGKTTTLHSALGYINKEDTKIWTAEDPVEITQKGLRQVQINKKVGLDFPAAMRAFLRADPDVIMVGEMRDKETTSIGIEASLTGHLVFSTLHTNSAPESITRLLDMGMDPFNFADAVLCILAQRLGRTLCKTCKVSFHPTKEQYDELMREYGGADAFEKNVNIPYNDELKLSKVKEGGCDECSGTGYRGRMGIHELLMGTKEAKKLIQTQARMEDIKEQALKDGMMTLKQDGIGKIFLGNTDLIQIRKVCIS comes from the coding sequence ATGACAACATTAACTCCAACTAGTGACCCAAATAAAGATAAAGTGGCTGAATACCTTAAAACAACTCAATATTTAAAAACAACTGTAGAGTATAAAACTAAAATACAGGATATCACTAATCAAATTTACTCTGCTGCGAACCTTGATGAAATATTGATTGGCTTAATGTCTGAAATCACTTCCCTCTTTGATGCGGAAAGAATAACTATTTACGCCATTGACGGCATAAGACGAGAACTTTTATCACGATTCAAGACCGGTGATGAAGTCAAAGAAATAAGAGTTCCTTTAGCGACGAGTAGTTTATCAGGTTATGCTGCTACTAAACAAAAACTTATTAATATAAAAGATGTTTATGATAAAGATGAGTTAAAGCGTATAGATCCACTTTTAACCTTTGACAGCAGCTGGGATAAAAAAACTGGATTCAGGACAAGACAAGTATTGGTCGCCCCTGTTATATTTGAAAAATACAAATTACTTCTTGGCGCTATTCAATTAATCAATAAAAAATTTGGCGATGAATTTACAAAATTTGATGAAGAATCTGTATTAGAAATAGCAAAAGTTTTAGGAATTGGTCTTTATAATCAAAAAAGAGTGGCTCAAGCTAAAACAGGCGGTGGCAAAAAGAAGTTTGATTATCTGCTTGAAAATTATCTTGTTACCCAAAAAGAACTAAATGAAATTGTAGTTGAAGCAAGAGAAGGAAAAGATACAGCCGAAAATCTGCTTATGAAAAAAAAGAATATATCAAAAAAAGATATAGGAGAAACATTAAGCAGGTTTTATAATGTTCCGTTTGAGGAATATAAAAAAGAGACGCCTATTCCTGGAGAACTCCTTCAAGGCATCAAAGTTCCTTTTATGCGCAATAATGTATGGGTTCCCCTAAGAACATCAGAAGATAAAAAAATTATTATAGCTATAGACGATCCTCAGGATATTCAAAGAATAGACCAAATTAAACAGCTTTTTTTAGGGAAGCCCCTAAAATTTCATATAGCTTTAAAACAGGATATTCTTGAATTTATTCAACTATTTACCCATGATGAAAAAGACTTAGCATCCTTTGATGAAATACTGAAACAAGCTCAAGAAGAAGATAGTGAAATCGAAGAAGCAGAATCTGGTGTTAGTGAAGAAAGCAGCTTAGTTGTTCAGCTTGTAAACAAAATAATTCTCGATGCTTATGACCGAAGAGCTTCAGATATTCATATTGAGCCTTTTCTTGGTAAGGAGCCTGCTCAAGTAAGGATAAGGATTGATGGTGCCTGCACTATTTATCAAACTGTTCCGTATCAATATAAAAAAGCAATGATTTCACGTCTTAAAATTATGTCCGACCTTGATATTGCTGACAGGATGAGACCTCAAGACGGAAAAATAAAATTTAAAAAATACGGGGGAAAAGACATAGAACTCAGAGTTGCAACTATTCCTACTCAAGGGGGCGTTGAAGATGTTGTAATGCGTATTCTTGCCGCTGGAAAACCTATACCTTTAGATAATATGGGTTTTAGCAAAAAAAATTTTGATAATTTTGTCAGCGCAATAACAAAACCCTACGGAATAGTTTTTGTTTGTGGTCCTACAGGCTCTGGAAAAACAACTACTCTCCATTCAGCTTTGGGATATATCAATAAAGAAGATACAAAAATATGGACAGCTGAAGATCCTGTTGAAATTACACAGAAGGGGTTAAGACAAGTTCAGATTAATAAAAAAGTCGGTCTTGACTTTCCAGCTGCAATGAGAGCATTTTTGAGAGCTGACCCTGATGTTATAATGGTCGGTGAAATGCGAGATAAAGAAACTACTTCCATTGGTATTGAAGCGTCTTTGACAGGACATCTTGTTTTTTCAACTTTGCATACTAACAGTGCTCCTGAAAGTATTACCCGTTTGCTTGATATGGGCATGGACCCTTTTAACTTTGCTGATGCAGTATTATGCATACTTGCTCAAAGACTTGGGAGAACTCTATGTAAAACCTGTAAAGTATCATTTCATCCAACAAAAGAACAATATGACGAACTTATGAGAGAATACGGCGGAGCAGATGCTTTTGAAAAAAATGTTAATATACCTTATAATGACGAGTTAAAATTGTCTAAAGTAAAAGAAGGCGGCTGTGACGAATGTAGTGGCACAGGCTACAGAGGACGAATGGGTATACATGAGCTTTTAATGGGAACAAAAGAAGCAAAAAAATTAATTCAGACTCAAGCTAGGATGGAAGATATTAAAGAGCAAGCATTAAAAGATGGAATGATGACATTGAAACAAGATGGAATCGGAAAAATATTTTTAGGAAATACAGACCTTATTCAAATAAGAAAAGTCTGCATCTCTTAA
- a CDS encoding response regulator, which produces MDNNTEKMKVLIVDDEEDIRDGSARILSRINYDVLKASRGEEALEILEKEKMPIILLDLKMPGMDGLEVLSKIKEIDKSIIVIVITGYATVETAIQAMKQGAYDFIPKPFEPEQLRIVVNRAKEKLLLTWETEKLEEARKRTLLDLNTEKSRTRTIIEYIPNGIVVTNASGMVVLMNPAFVSAFAAGLEQKNDAVIDYYINDKKFCELVMAVSKGEILDTGDYEISMPNEKYYLSKGKSIISEENDCLGAVMIFVNVTAMKVLDRLKSEFVAKVSHELRSPLSTIHEQLSMVISDETEDEVEDQHILSRAKEKTEGLIALIGDLLDLSRIESGSMIHESRPVNIIELLKSIVDFLSTKAKNRGQTIDLSILNTEIPNINADPIALESIIGNLITNAIKYTPDNGNIFVISDFDGKNIVIKVSDTGFGIEEKYFSRVFEKFFRIKNEKTRFITGTGLGLPIVKNLVDSLKGSITVESKPSEGSTFTVTIPLI; this is translated from the coding sequence ATGGATAATAACACAGAAAAAATGAAAGTGCTAATCGTAGATGATGAAGAAGACATTCGAGACGGTAGCGCAAGAATACTCAGCCGAATAAATTATGATGTCTTAAAAGCTTCAAGAGGAGAAGAAGCTCTTGAAATCCTTGAAAAAGAGAAAATGCCTATAATTCTTCTTGATTTAAAAATGCCAGGAATGGACGGTTTAGAAGTATTGTCTAAAATTAAAGAAATCGATAAATCTATTATCGTTATAGTTATAACAGGTTATGCTACTGTTGAAACTGCTATTCAGGCAATGAAGCAGGGTGCTTATGATTTTATACCAAAACCATTTGAGCCCGAACAACTCAGAATTGTTGTAAACAGAGCTAAAGAAAAACTTCTTCTTACCTGGGAAACAGAAAAACTCGAGGAGGCAAGAAAAAGAACCCTTTTAGATTTAAATACAGAAAAAAGCCGCACAAGAACTATAATAGAGTATATACCTAATGGAATTGTCGTAACAAATGCTTCAGGAATGGTAGTTTTAATGAACCCTGCATTTGTTAGCGCTTTTGCGGCAGGGCTTGAACAAAAAAACGATGCTGTAATTGATTACTACATCAATGATAAAAAATTTTGTGAGCTTGTAATGGCTGTTTCCAAAGGTGAAATTCTTGATACTGGTGATTATGAGATTTCTATGCCAAATGAGAAATATTATCTTTCAAAAGGTAAGTCAATAATCAGTGAAGAAAACGATTGCCTTGGAGCTGTAATGATTTTTGTTAATGTTACAGCTATGAAGGTTTTAGATAGACTTAAATCCGAGTTTGTTGCAAAAGTTTCCCATGAATTAAGATCTCCGTTGTCTACTATTCACGAACAGCTTTCTATGGTTATTTCTGATGAGACGGAGGATGAAGTTGAAGACCAGCATATTCTTTCCCGCGCAAAAGAAAAGACTGAGGGTCTTATTGCTTTAATAGGTGATTTACTTGACCTTTCAAGAATAGAATCCGGCTCAATGATACATGAGTCTCGCCCTGTAAATATAATTGAACTTTTAAAAAGTATTGTGGATTTTTTAAGCACAAAAGCTAAAAATAGAGGTCAAACAATTGATCTATCAATTTTAAATACAGAAATTCCAAATATTAATGCTGATCCAATCGCTCTTGAAAGCATCATTGGCAACCTTATTACAAATGCAATAAAATATACTCCAGATAATGGTAATATATTTGTAATTTCTGATTTTGACGGTAAAAATATAGTTATAAAAGTGTCAGATACTGGTTTTGGAATAGAAGAAAAATATTTTTCGAGAGTATTTGAAAAGTTTTTTAGAATTAAAAACGAAAAAACACGATTTATAACAGGAACAGGACTTGGGCTTCCGATAGTTAAAAATCTTGTTGACTCTTTAAAAGGCTCAATTACCGTTGAGAGCAAACCTTCAGAAGGCAGTACATTTACAGTTACTATTCCTTTAATTTAA
- a CDS encoding helix-turn-helix transcriptional regulator, with protein sequence MKAHGWIKEMLEKAKDTFEYKLEELELNFTEKIIELMNSKNMTRADLANKLNVSKAAVSKLLNNGSNITLKRALSIANALDCNIKIELIDEKRDICYKQNFIYNISTENNKIFIADNYSVFDGVDYVVNEF encoded by the coding sequence ATGAAAGCGCATGGATGGATTAAAGAAATGCTTGAAAAAGCTAAAGATACTTTTGAATATAAATTAGAAGAATTAGAATTAAATTTTACAGAAAAAATAATTGAATTAATGAACAGTAAAAATATGACGAGAGCTGATTTAGCCAATAAATTAAATGTAAGTAAAGCTGCTGTTTCTAAACTTTTAAATAATGGTTCTAATATTACTTTAAAAAGAGCTTTATCTATAGCTAATGCTTTAGATTGTAATATAAAGATAGAATTAATAGATGAAAAACGAGACATTTGTTACAAACAAAATTTTATTTATAATATCTCGACTGAAAATAATAAAATTTTTATAGCGGATAATTATAGTGTTTTTGATGGGGTAGATTATGTCGTCAATGAATTTTAA
- a CDS encoding site-specific integrase: MGEINRLKWDDVDLEQRFVILYTRKKKGGNLTPRKIPMTKRLYEVLHRRFTQKDNSICWVFYHYFISRKNHEKMVGPFQDRKKIMKTLCNKAGVKYFRFHALRHLGASIMDNGNVPIGSIQKILGHENRKTTEIYLHSIGEAEREAILTFEELQKKSHMISHTN; the protein is encoded by the coding sequence ATGGGTGAAATTAACCGCCTTAAATGGGATGATGTTGATTTGGAGCAAAGATTTGTTATTCTTTATACTCGAAAGAAAAAAGGTGGTAATTTAACTCCAAGAAAAATCCCTATGACTAAAAGATTATATGAGGTACTGCATCGTAGATTCACCCAAAAAGACAATTCTATTTGTTGGGTGTTTTATCATTATTTTATAAGCAGGAAGAATCATGAAAAGATGGTAGGTCCCTTTCAAGATAGGAAAAAAATAATGAAAACTCTTTGTAACAAAGCTGGTGTAAAGTATTTTCGGTTTCATGCATTAAGACATTTAGGTGCATCTATAATGGATAATGGTAATGTTCCAATAGGGTCAATTCAAAAAATATTAGGGCATGAGAATAGGAAAACAACGGAAATTTATTTACACAGTATTGGTGAGGCAGAACGTGAGGCAATATTGACATTTGAAGAACTTCAAAAAAAGTCTCACATGATTTCTCACACAAATTAA
- a CDS encoding protein-export chaperone SecB, protein MSSMNFKSIQLKYVYFEINSDFIKELNIPINYDISINNNFNEDTKNLSLDLTIETPNKEKANNYPFFFKITLSGVFEFKESIEQKLFDSYIKINCPSIMFPYIRETLADIIRRSGFPPIHLPPINFLKMYEKTSQ, encoded by the coding sequence ATGTCGTCAATGAATTTTAAATCTATTCAGCTAAAATATGTATATTTTGAAATAAATTCTGATTTTATTAAAGAACTTAATATTCCTATAAATTATGATATTTCTATAAACAATAACTTCAATGAAGATACAAAAAATTTATCTTTAGATTTAACAATTGAGACTCCTAATAAAGAAAAAGCCAATAATTATCCTTTCTTTTTTAAAATAACTTTATCTGGAGTTTTTGAATTTAAAGAATCGATTGAGCAAAAATTATTTGATTCGTATATAAAGATAAATTGTCCATCTATTATGTTTCCTTATATTAGGGAAACTTTAGCTGATATTATTAGACGTAGTGGATTCCCTCCTATACATTTACCACCAATTAATTTCCTAAAGATGTATGAGAAAACCTCCCAATGA
- a CDS encoding helix-turn-helix domain-containing protein: MDIQTPEEVARFLKKSVSWVYKNWKILGGRKLGGSLLFPHKEDLYERLFCEREGMEIRLHPEQKQTYRGLVQDKDGSKTSGAKKKRGIKETITVYTDANRHKLLGND, encoded by the coding sequence TTGGATATACAAACTCCAGAGGAAGTAGCCAGGTTTCTTAAAAAGAGTGTCAGTTGGGTGTATAAAAACTGGAAGATACTTGGCGGAAGAAAGCTCGGAGGTTCTCTACTTTTTCCACATAAGGAGGACTTATATGAGCGTTTATTTTGTGAAAGGGAAGGGATGGAGATACGACTTCATCCTGAACAAAAACAGACATACAGAGGCTTGGTTCAAGACAAAGACGGAAGCAAAACAAGCGGAGCTAAAAAAAAGAGAGGAATTAAAGAAACCATTACAGTATACACAGACGCTAACAGACATAAACTTCTTGGAAATGATTAA
- a CDS encoding PAS domain S-box protein, with product MRSEIEKDYLLKAIDSFKRRIIVVSPEFKILAYNRTEIGIDSDIINQYCYSALYKRSSKCNNCIVSDVQKNNKPACKNSREINLNIDFEENSCLYSYPITHDNEIDAFVILDFDFPAMGDLEGQLQRTNAFFKNLILSSVDGVIAADMNGKVFIFNDAAMKISGYTREEALSSLDIRSIYPNNGAKDIMHKLRSEDYGGKGKLKHYRVDVVGKNGIIIPISLNASIIYDGETEVASIGFFHDLREEQQVKKELEKTQIQLLQAEKMASLGKLAAGVAHQLNNPLGGIILFAKILLEEYELEESAQNDIQRILRDAERCRDTVKELLEFARQTKQVMRPHDINQSIRRTLFLLENQTLFHNIKITKYFESSLPHVAGDIQQLNHMFMNIILNAAEAMEGKGTLIVRTHLLDKKDRICIEIEDTGPGIPLDVLPHIFEPFFTTKEEGKGTGLGLSLVYGIVENHGGEITAKNKSNHNETGTIFIIELPIAGSNDENK from the coding sequence ATGCGCTCAGAGATTGAAAAAGATTATCTGCTTAAAGCCATAGATTCTTTTAAGCGAAGAATTATTGTGGTTTCCCCTGAATTTAAAATACTTGCATACAATAGAACAGAAATAGGAATAGACTCTGATATAATAAATCAATACTGCTATTCAGCTTTATATAAGCGTTCTTCTAAGTGCAATAATTGCATTGTATCTGATGTTCAAAAAAATAATAAACCGGCTTGTAAAAATTCAAGAGAAATAAATTTAAATATTGATTTTGAAGAAAATTCTTGTCTTTATTCATACCCGATAACTCATGATAACGAAATAGACGCTTTTGTAATTCTTGATTTTGATTTTCCGGCAATGGGTGACCTTGAAGGCCAACTTCAAAGAACTAATGCTTTTTTTAAAAATCTTATTTTAAGTTCTGTTGACGGTGTTATTGCCGCTGATATGAATGGAAAAGTATTTATTTTTAATGATGCTGCAATGAAAATAAGCGGTTATACCAGAGAAGAGGCTCTTAGCAGTTTGGATATAAGATCTATTTATCCGAATAATGGCGCAAAAGATATAATGCATAAACTAAGAAGCGAAGATTATGGCGGTAAAGGAAAGCTAAAACACTACAGAGTAGATGTTGTAGGCAAAAATGGAATAATTATTCCTATAAGCTTAAATGCTTCAATAATTTATGACGGAGAAACAGAAGTAGCTTCTATAGGTTTTTTTCACGATTTGCGGGAAGAGCAGCAGGTAAAAAAAGAATTAGAAAAAACTCAGATACAGCTCCTTCAAGCAGAAAAAATGGCCTCACTTGGAAAGCTTGCAGCAGGTGTCGCCCATCAGTTAAATAATCCATTAGGCGGAATTATCCTTTTTGCAAAGATATTGCTTGAAGAATATGAACTTGAAGAATCAGCACAAAATGATATTCAACGCATATTAAGGGATGCCGAAAGATGCAGAGATACTGTCAAAGAACTTTTAGAATTCGCAAGGCAGACTAAGCAGGTAATGAGACCTCATGATATTAACCAATCCATAAGGAGAACTTTGTTCCTTTTAGAAAATCAAACTCTTTTCCATAATATAAAAATAACAAAATATTTTGAATCTTCACTTCCCCATGTTGCTGGAGATATTCAACAGCTTAATCATATGTTTATGAATATTATTTTAAATGCGGCTGAAGCAATGGAAGGAAAAGGTACTTTAATTGTTAGAACACATTTGTTAGACAAAAAAGACCGTATATGCATTGAAATAGAAGATACAGGTCCAGGAATACCTTTAGATGTACTGCCCCATATATTTGAGCCTTTCTTCACAACAAAAGAAGAAGGAAAAGGCACGGGCTTAGGATTAAGTCTTGTTTATGGAATTGTAGAAAATCATGGGGGCGAAATAACTGCAAAAAATAAATCGAACCATAATGAGACTGGAACTATATTTATAATCGAACTTCCGATCGCAGGGTCCAATGATGAAAACAAGTAA
- a CDS encoding type II toxin-antitoxin system RelE/ParE family toxin translates to MYAIKNNQIRLYCFFDRGNIILLTHGIIKKKQKLESNDLKKANKIRNEYFNLKG, encoded by the coding sequence ATTTACGCCATAAAAAATAATCAAATACGGCTTTATTGTTTTTTTGATAGAGGAAATATTATTTTACTCACCCATGGCATAATAAAAAAGAAACAAAAATTAGAATCAAACGATTTAAAAAAAGCTAATAAAATAAGAAATGAATATTTTAATCTAAAAGGATAA
- a CDS encoding HNH endonuclease, with translation MEHNYKFFADDEDIKKEKNKARLLKKSEWWKRKCSKGVCHYCGQQIPPQELTMDHIVPLSRGGQSKKGNIVPACKNCNNLKKHNLLMEWENIKFSI, from the coding sequence ATGGAACATAATTATAAATTTTTTGCTGATGATGAAGATATAAAAAAAGAAAAAAATAAAGCAAGGCTTTTAAAAAAAAGTGAGTGGTGGAAAAGAAAATGTTCAAAAGGCGTCTGTCATTATTGCGGCCAGCAAATTCCTCCTCAAGAATTAACAATGGATCACATAGTTCCTTTAAGTAGAGGGGGGCAATCGAAAAAAGGCAATATTGTTCCAGCTTGCAAAAATTGTAATAATTTAAAAAAACATAATTTGCTTATGGAATGGGAAAATATAAAATTTTCAATATAA